GCGCTGAAACGCGCAGCCGCCCATCCGAACCCTTGTATTTCAGAATGGTCGCGCCGTAGTCGGTCAGGTCGTGGATGACGGCACTCTGGTTGGGCGTCGTGAATGCTTCGAGCGGGGTACCGTGGGCATCCAGTTTCTGAATGAGCACAAACAGATCCATGTCGTCTGCGTCGCGGGCCTCGACGAAGAGGTGCGCCTTCGGGTAGCCCACCAGCACGGTCTCCACATCGAAGCGGATGAGGAATGAGACAGCATTGGGGTTCGAGGCGGCGGCGTATACGGTGGGCGCGTCGTCAGTGGGCGTGGCCGTGCCCAGGGTGCGGGTGCGACCGTTCAGGTAGTACTTCGTCGAAGCCACGTCAGAAGGAGGGAACTGGTCGGCGGCGATGGCCACCCGGTCGCTGCCTTCCAGGTCGAGCAGTGAATAGCGCACTCGGGGAGTCTCCTCCCAGTCGTTCTGCTCGTCTTTGAGGTAGCGGTCGAAGAAGTGCAGCAGCTCCGCCTGGTTGTCTTCGTCGTAGTAGTCGGGCCATTCCTGGCTGTTGTGCACGCGCAGCCACTTCTGTTCTGACGCCATGCGCCGCCAGGCGCGGAAGGTGCCGGCCGTGTGCAGGGTGTTCGAGTAGCTCGCCACGACGTAGGCGGGCGCGGTGATGCGTTCGAAGTCGGGAATCTTGTTGGCCCAGAGGTCGTTGATGAGCGGATACTGTTCGACTTCCGCCACGATATTCTCCTTGCGATTCTTGCCGAAGAAGCTGCCGTTCTGCAGCTGTTGGCCGAACCCGATGTCGGGCATTCCGCCGCGCATGACGAGGTCTCTGTAGACGTCGCTGACCCCTTCCCACGGATTGATGGCAGCGAGGTGCGGGGGCTGCTCGGCGGCCGTGAACCACTGCGTGGCAGCGAGGTAGGAGGTGCCGCTCATCCCGACCTTGCCGCTGCACCACTCCTGCTCGGCGAGCCATTCGATGATGTCGTGACCATCGCGGCCGTCCTGTCGATCCCAGAGCACCGAGTCCCCATCGGAGTCGACCACGCCGCGGATGTCGGGGTTGCAGATGGCGTAGCCCTGTTCCACCCAGAAGGCGGGATCGGGACCTTCGAATTTCTCGAGCCCGGAGACGATTCCGTTCGAGAGCCCGACAAGGCCGAACACCCCCATCACGCTGACGGACGTGCCCTGGGCTTTGCCGTAGGGGCTGTAGGCCACGATGACGGGCACCTTCTCGGTTCCAACGGGCCGGAAGATGTCCGCGTGGACCGTCACTCCGTCGCGAAGAGTGATGGCGACATCCTTCTCGAAGACGATGTCGACGGGGATCGGCTTGAATGGCGGGGCGACCTGGAAGCCGGCTTCGAGGGTGCGGGTGCCGGGATCGAACGCCGTCAGGATTCCGGTGCGGGGTGCCGGCAGCGGGCTCGACGGCAGGTAGATCTTCATGTCTTCGCTCATCGTGAGCTCCTTCGTTCTGTTGGCCGAGTGGCCGGGGCGGGGGTGAAGCGGTCGAGCGTCGTGATTCCGGCGAACTGGTGTGGCTGGATGCCCGCCATCAGTCGTCCGTAGTTCTCTGAGAGCGCTTCGAGGTTCAGCGCCCCGTGCAGGGTGATGACGCGGGCATCGCGCCACGATCGCTGGATGGGCTCGAAGTCCATGATCGCGGTCGCTCCTGAGTTGCGCTGCAGGAGCTCGATTGCTTCGGCGCACCACTTTGCGGCATAAGCGGTCTCCATCAGCACCCGGGCGCTGAACAGCTGCAGGTACTCGGCGTCGGCCGGCGTTCCCGCCGCCGCCAGCTCGCCGAGCCGGTCGGTCTCGTCGGCGTTGGCGCGCATCATCAGGACTGCGGACTGGATCTTGGAGTGCACTTCGGCGAGCATGAGATGGGTGAGCGGCGCCTCGAGCTGGTTCTTGTACGAGGTGCCCCGGATGCTGCGGCCCGCCGATCGCTCGAGGAACCGTTCGAGCGCCCCCTGTGCGATGCCGATCGACATGCCCGCCATCAGGCTGAACGACCAGCCCAGAGCGGGTGCCTTCCAGAGCGAGCCAGCCAGTCCACTCTCGATGGCACCGGAGGTGATCCGGCGGAAGTCGACCCCGCGGTACTCGGGCACGAACAGCTCATCGCTCTGCAGTTTCACGGAGATGCTGCCGGTGCCGCGCATGCCCGCGACGTGCCAGTCATCGAGGAAGACCAGTTCGTCCCGGGGCACCTGGGCGGCGACGAGGTAGGTGCCGTCCGGGTCTTCGGCGATGCATCCCAGGTTCGTGAAGGGGGCCCACAACGAAGCGGTCGCGAAGGTCCAGGGGCCGCCGGAGATGATCCAACCGCCGTCGACTCGCTGTGCGCGGCCCCGACTCGCGGGGAAGTGGCTCGAACCCGCAACCCGTGGCCCTGCCCATTCCGACCCGTAGACCTCCTCGAGAACACGCGGACCTGAGCCGGCGGGGATCCAGTCGGTGGAAGCCCCCGCCCAGACGACCCAGCCGACCGAGCCGTCCCACTTCGATGCTTCGATGATCACGTCGAGCTGCTGCCTCACCGACAGTTCTGCGCCTCCGAACTCGACAGGGCTCGCGATGTCGAAGGCGCCGGTGGCCGCAAGATCGGCGATGGTCTCGTCGGAGAGCCGCCCGGCGCGCTCGGCTTCGAGTGCCCGCTCCCGCAGGGTCGGGCCCAGCGCGCCGAGCTTTCCGAGGATGTCGGTCAAGCGTTCGGTCTTGTCGAGTGTGGCGACCATGGTCAGTTCTCCTTGTCTGCTGGCACGATGGGCAGCTGGATGTAGCTCTGGTGTTCCGGCCCCGTGTAGATGGTGTTCGTCGCTCCGAGGTGGTAGCTCTCGTCGTAGGCCCGGGAGGGAATGCCCGCCGGAGAGTACGGCTGTACATCCACGCGCAGCCGGGAACCCTTCCTGATGAGGGCGGTAGAGGGGTAGAGGCCCACCTCCACGGCGACGACCTCGCCGATTTCGAGGGGCTGGTGGTCGGCCTCCGCGTGCGAGGGTGCGGGCCAGTACGGCGTCGACCGCAGGGCGTCGAGCGCACGATGCGACACCTTGAGCAGGCCGTGCCCGACCGGGTGGATGTTCGCAGGATCGATGGGCGGAACGAGTGACTCGTACCGGATCTCGCGGCCGTTCTCGTCGATGACCCGGAGCGACACGTAGAGGTCGAGGTCGTGGGTCGTCGAAGACACCCAGAGCCCGGCCTTCATGTAGCCGGCGAGAAGCATGTCCTCGTCGACGGGTTCGCTGACGAACGAGACACCTGTCGACCAGCGTGGTGTGCCGCCCACGTAGCCTGTGGGCGCCGGGATGGGATGCCCGCGGTCGAGTTCGGCCGAATACGACGCCGATGCCTCCTGGGTCGGTGCGGCGCACTGGATGCTCAGCAGCTGCTGCCCGTTGCTGTCACCCGTCCATCCCGACGGCCTGGCGTCGAGGTACCAGCGCGGGTAGCTCGTGCGGGCGATGGGCCATTCGTTCTCTTCGAGCAGAAGGTGCCCGCCGTTGCCGGTGCGCACCTGCACCCGCACGGGCGGACTGTCCATCACGCCGGTGTCGTCGCCTTTCAGGAAGTGGTCGAAGAATCGCTCGTGGTCGTCGATGGTGGAGTGCTTGTAGCTGTGCGGGAACCAGGCGTCGACGAAATCGAATCTCTTCTGTTCGACGGCCGTCGACCGGATGAAGGTCTCACTGCTGCCGAGTTGGTGGATCACGACACCGGTCTGCGGTCCGACGATCCACACCGGTGTGGTGACCTTCGACATGTCCGGCTTCATGAAGACCGAGCCGTGTTCGCCGTACGCTTCAGGGTCGTCGAAGGGGGTGGCGAGCATCCGGCCCAACCAGTCGGTCTCGGCACGCTCGCCATGGAAGTTGTGGCCGGCCATCGCGGCCCGCCACCAGGTCCAGAAGCCCTCTCCGTAGAGGCCACCGCCGTAGAGGGCTTCGTTGTAGAGGTCCGAGTCTGTGCCGAGCGCGACCATCGCCTTCAGGTGTGGCGGCTGCAGGCTGGCAACGGTGTGCTGGGTGATGGCGAGATACGACATGCCCCAGAGGCCGACATTGCCGTTCGACCATGGCTGGGTGCCTGCCCATTCGATGGCGTCGTAGTAGTCCTCGGCCTGTTGCCTGCTGAAGGGAGCCTGCAGTCCCGGGCTGTTTCCGACCCCGCGCGCGTCGACGCGGATACACACGTAGCCCTTCGGCACCCACACTGCCGAGTCGACGCTCTCGTGGTTCTCGTACTGCAGGCCGTCGGGGTTGCCGGTGAAGTAGCGGTCTTCCAGCTCCTCCTTGGCCTCCGCCTGTCGGCGACTGCCGATCGTGCCGTGGTCGAAGCTCTTGCCGTAGAAGCCCTGGTTCATGATCACCGGATGCTGCTGGTCATCGTCGGGCAAAAAGATGTCCGCGCAGACATACGAGCCGTCCCGCGTCGGAATGCGCACGTCCGTCAGTTTGATGATGCCCCGGATGTTGCGTCGGAGCTCATTGCGGGCCGCCGCACCGTTCTGCAGCCGACGTGGGGTGTCCGCGGTGAATACTCCGGGCGCCTCGTTGAGGGTGCTGAGGAGTGCGCGCACCGTGGGATCGGTGGCGAACGTGATCGTCTGGTCGGTGGAGAACGCGACCATCGCAGCGGTGCCGGGGACAGTGTCACCCGCTTGGGCTGCGGTGGCGTCTTCGGCGTCGGTGGCCGCCTGGTTGAAGTTCAGAACGGTCGGGCCGATCAGGTTGTGCACGGCCGGGGCGATGGTCACCCCGTTCTCATAGTCGCCATCGCGGTCGAGGGTCTGCACGAAACGCGAGGTTCGTGACCATCGGGTCGTGCAGTCGGTCGAGCCTGCCGTCGTTGCGGTCGACGAGCTGGGCGAGGTTCACGCGCGGGGCGCCCTCGGCCGATCCCAACACGAGCCCGCCGATTGAGAAGACGACCGACTCGCCCGCGCGATACTCGAAATCGCCACGTTCGTCGGTGAGCCCCGACAGCGTCGGTGTCTCGTACGCGAGACCGACCGTCGGGCCGGCGAAGGTGCCGATCAGAACGGGGCCGTCGGGAGGTCGTGGGGTCATCGGTTCTCACTTTCATCGGGCTGCTTCGGTACGACGATGTACTTCGTGTGCGGTGAGGCGGCTTGGGCCCGCCAGGCCTGCGGGAGGTCTTCGAGTGTGACGGTCGTGATCGCCACCTCCAGTTCGGCGGCGATGATCGCGTTCCAGAGCCAGCCGAGAGCTGCCTGCTTCTCGGTCACGGGAACGTGGATGCCGGCGAAGCCGGAGATGGTGAGCTGTTTTCCGCGGAGCAGGCCGGCCGGTATCCCGGCGGTCGGGCCGGCCAGGTTGCCGACGTTCACGAGGCGCGCCCGAGGCGCAGCGACATGGAGGGCCGCCTCGAGCGGCAGCCCGTAGATGCCGTCGAAGACGACATCTACCGGACCGGATACGGCGCGGATGCGCTCCGCCAGCTGCTCCGCCTTTTCGTTCGCGCGCAGCTCGACCACGGCGTCGGCGCCGATCGTCAGCAGTCGTTCGAGCGCCGCTCGGTCTCGCGCCACGCCGACCACTCGCCCGGCACTGAGCAGGTGGGCGATCTGCACAGCCAGTTGGCCGACAGCGCCCGTTGCGCCCAGCACGAGCACCGTCTCTCCGGCGCGGAGGCCGACAGTGTGCACGAGAGGCAGATACGCGGCGATCCCCGAGTTGCCGACTGCCGCAGCCTGCACAGGGTCGATTCCGGCGGGGAGGGTGGTGATGTTGTGATCGTCGACGAGCACGTGTGTCGCAAAGGCGCCGGGCGCCTGAGGGGAGACGTGCAGCTCGGCGTAGACGATCGACCCGACAGGGTAGGAATCGGACTCCAATACGGTGCCCACGCATTCGCTTCCCGGCACATAGGGCTCTTCGTGGCGGGCCGAGTGGAAATCTCCGGAGGCGATCAGCAGATCGAGAGGGTTGAGCGGTGCAGCCGCCACCGACAGCAGCGTCTGGCCCGGCTCACGCGGCGGCAGGTCTATCGATCCGGTCCGCGGTTCGACGCCTGGCCGGTCGATGATCGCGGCTGGCAGATCGTGCACGAGAGCTCCCTCGCTCAACATTCGCAATGGTTGCGATGTTTTCGATTATGCGCACCGGTGCCGATTCCTGTCAAGGAATTTTATCATCGGGTGATGATTTACTTTCCTGGTGTCAAAGGTTCATAATGGTTAGAGCCTTTTACGCCAGACGAAGGACATTCGATGACGAATCCCGAACACGAAGACGCACAGACCATCCAGAAGCTGCTGGTCGGCGTCATCGGCCTGCTCGACACGTTCTCCGCCGAACAGCGAGCGGCGTCTGCGTTCGAATTCGACGACCCGCGCCGACTGGACTGGGACATCATTCCGAAGCCCGACCGTGTGGGCGTCTCGCTGCACAACCTCGATCGCCACCAGAAGGTGGTCGTACTCGACCTGATCCGGCTCGTCGTGTCGCACGAGGTCTACACGAAGGTCCTCGCGATCATGCAACTCGAGCATGTGCTCCGCAAGATCGAGGCTGACTTCCTCGGCGTCGGCGCCCCGCTCTGGCGCACCTCTGACTCGTACTTCCTGAGCATCTTCGGCAGGCCGGGGTTCGAAGACACGTGGTCGCTGCGATTCCTCGGCCACCACGTGTGCCTCAACGTGACCATCGTCAACCAGCGCTGGATCTCCACCACCCCCAGCGCACTGGGCCAGCAGCCGGTCATCGGAGCCGGCGTGCTCAACCCGCTCGCCGACGATGAGGGTCTGGGCTTCGCGCTCATCGAGTCGCTGGATGACCGGCAGCGCGTGTCGGCCGTGATCCACGATGTCGCGCCAGCCGACTTCGTCTCGCGCCAGGTACCCCACATCGGGGCACTCGAATACCCTGACCACTACGATCTCGGAATGCCGCAGTACCAGATCTCGACCGCCGACCGGAAGGCGCTGGCCCTCGTGCGCGCTGAGCCTTCCGGTATCGCCGGAGATCAGCTCGACGAGTCCCAGCGGGCCACACTCGACCGCCTGGTCGGGACGTTCCTCGCGCGTCTGCCTGTGGCGGCTGCCGCCGAATACCGCTCACAGCTCGCCGCAGACGGGCCCACGGGCATCCACTTCGCCTGGGCCGGGGGCCTCGAGCGCGGTACTCCCCACTACTTCCGGGTGCAGACCCGGTCGCTGTTGATCGAGCTCGTCAATGCGGTCGACAGCGGCAACCACATCCACTCCGTGATCCGCGACTTCGAACACGACTTCGCGCACGATTCCCTGCAGAAGCACGACGCGCACATCGCCGAGTACGGTTCGCATCTCTCGACGCGTACGGCGTCGAGCGAAGGGGTGGAGCTCAGGGCCAACGACTGGTCGTGGTGAACGGGTCAAATAAGGCAACGGTTGTGACGGTTGTTGCTAGAGTGAGCCCATGAATTCGTTCGTGAGTGTGACGCGTGCAAACGTGCTGGCGAGCGAGATCGAGCAGCAGATCCTCGATCGCGAGTTCAAGCCCGGTGAGTTGATCGGCACGATCGACTCGTTGAGGGCCCGCTCGGGGTTTGCGCGTTCCACCGTCGCAGAGGCGATCCGTCTGCTCGCGGACCGCGGGCTGGCAGAGATTCGTCCGGGGCGTGGCGGAGGCCTGTTCGCGACCGCCGCTGGCCCCATGGTGCGCATCCGGCACACCCTGCTCGCCGTGACCGACGCTCCCGCCTCCGTCGCCGAAGCGGTCGCGGTGCGTGAAGCGCTCGAGGTACTGATCGACATTGACGCCGCCGAGCACCGTACGCCCGCCGACATCGCCGACATGAAGCGACTCCTCGGCAAGTTGAACAACGCTGCGGCGAAGGGCACGACCCCGTTCCTGCTCGCCAACTGGGACCTGCACGAGCGAATCGCCCTGATCTCCCCGAACCAGACGGCCTCGGCCCTCTACCTCTCGATGACACGGTTCGTGCGGGAACATGCCGTGGCTGCGACGCACGACGACGCTCCCGAGTCCGCGGCCGAATGGCTGAACGTGCGCATCGAGACCCACGCGGAGCTCATCGCGGCGATCGTCGACGGAGACGTGCCTCGAACCCGCACGGCTGTCGCGAAGCACGCCGGGCTCCTCATCACCGAGTAGCCCAGCGCCCACTCCGGCGGAATGCCGTCAGGCGGAGGTTGCATTCAGGCGATGGGAGTTGTCGACGATGTGGCTGGTCAGGATTCCAAGCCTTTCGACCTCGACCTCGACGACGTCGCCGGGTTGCAGCAGCCACGGGGGAGTGCGCGAATAGCCGACTCCGGACGGCGTGCCGGTCGCGAGCAGGTCGCCGGGGTTGAGGGTGAAGCTCCGCGAGATGTGGGCCAGCGTCTCGCCGACCCCATAGATCATCTGGGCCGTGCTGCTGCGCTGCACGACCGTGCCGTTGACCCGGGTCTCGACCGTCAGCCCGTCGCGCAGGTCTCCGACCTCGGCGGCGGGCACCATCGGCCCGAGCGGACCTGAGCGGTCGCCGTTCTTGCCCATGATCCACTGCGATGTCTGCTTCTGCGCGCGCCTCGACGTGATGTCGTTGAACGTCGAGTAACCGACCACGGCGGCCAGGGCTTCCTCAGGTGTTGCGTCGACCAGGCGGGATCCGACCCACGCGACGACCTCGCCCTCCCAGTCCAGGCCGTCTTCGCCGGAGGGGATCGGGACTTCAGCGCCGTCACTCGAGAGCGACTGCGGCCACCGGGCGAAGAGAGTGGGCACCTCGGGGAGGGATTCGTCTTTGAACGACCCCTCCTTCACATGGTCGAGATAGTTGAGTCCGACGCAGAGCACCCGGGCGCTGCCCAGGACCGGCGGAACGAGAGTGACCTCCGCCAGGGGATAGGTGGTCCCGGTCGGGCCCGCCGCCAGAAACTCGTCGGGAGAGGCCCAGAACTGTGACGTGCACGCGAATGCCGTCACCTCGCTGCCGTCTTCGCTCAGGACGCCGACGACCACGCCGTCGGGTGTCTTCGCACCGACGACGCGCATCAGGCGACCGCCCTGATGACGAGCATGGTGGCCGGCAGGTGGGTGCGGTTCTCGACCGTGCGCACGGTGCCCTCGGTGAAGTGGACGGAATCGAACGGACCAAGTGCCTGGACGTCGCCGTCGCTGGACATCACGAGCTCACCGGAGAGCACGACGTACACGGTCTCGGAGACCTGGGGGGCCTCCTCGGCTGCGCCCCCGGGCAGATAGTGGGAGAGCGCGACAGTGAATCCGGAGGTGGGGGTCTCCTCGCCGCCCTGCAGCCGCACCGGCCCTACTCCGTGATGGCCGACCGGGCTGAATGGCTCGGCGTCGCCGATCCGTGTGACACGCATGGTCATGACAGTGCACCTTCCTGTGCGGGTACGAGTGAGCTGGTGAGGGCGCCCCGGAGGGACTCCAGAAGCGGGACGACGTCGGCTGCGAGCCCGGTGCCGTAGATGTAGAAGTCGGGGCGGGAGAGCACGACCGAGCATCCATGGTTCTCGAACCAGGTGCGGTACGCGCCGTCGGCGTCCCGGAGCAACCCATCTGCAGAGACCGAGCTGATGGTGCCGCCGATGCTGCGGAACCATCGCGCGAGGTCGGGCGGCACCGCGGCCGAGGGATCGGCTTCGAGGGTGACGAGCTGCCAGCGGCCCCCCTGTACATCGTCGAAGAGCCCGGTGACGCCGTCGGCCTCGACCCGGGCCTGCACCGACAGGCGTCCGGCCCAGGCATCCCCACTTCGTGTGAGAGACGGTTCGCCCAGCCGGGGCTGCGGAGGTTCGACGGGGGTGAGCAGCGGATCGTTCCGCTCTGATCTCAGTGCGACGTCCCGTTCCGCAGCCTTGTGGGGGTCGAGTTCGCAGACCAGCCGGCCGATTTCGATCGCCGCCTCGATGATCTCCCGCACGTGGGTGCTCCGCTCAGAACCGTAGGAGTCGAGTAGCGCCGGGCCAGCGGAACCGGACTCGATGAGCGAGAGGCGCCAGGCGAGGGAGCTCGCGTCGCGAAACCCGGAGCAGAGCCCCTGGCCGAGGAAGGGCGGCATGAGGTGGGCCGCGTCGCCGGCGAGGAGAACGCGGCCTCGCCGCCATTCGTTCGCCCAGCGGCCGCGGAACGTGTAGACCGCGTGCCGCTCGAGACGGGCGTTGTCGGGTGTGACATTCCAGGGTGCCATCAGCTGCCACGCGGTCTCCGCGCGGCCGAGGTCGTCCACCGTGACGTCCGCCCGGCGCATGAACTCGAAGCGTCGGCGCCCCGGGCCGCTGTTCACCGCCGTCGCGGGCTGCTCGGGATCGCAGTACTGGGTCACGAAGGCCTGCCACTCGCGGTCGTCGAGGGGCTCGTAGTCGACGACCAGCCAGTCCGCCTCGAACCCGGAGTCGACACTGTCGATGCCGACGAGATCGCGTACGGCGCTGTTCGCGCCGTCGGAGCCGATGAGCCAGGAGCCGACGAGGGTCTCCTCGTGCGCCTCGTTGCCGGTGCGAGCCACGGTCAGGGTGACCGTGCCGACATCCTGTGCCACCGCCGTGGCGGACCAGCCCCGGCGTACGTCGACGGTGGGGAGGGCCGATGCCATCGATTCGAGCACGGCTTCGAGGTCGGGCTGATAGAAGCCGTTCGTGTTCGCCCAGCCCGACTCGGCCGCCCGGTTCCAGTTGATGGCGCGCAGCAGCTCCCCTTCGCCGTTGCGGATCTGGTAGCCGCCGCGTTCACCGCGGGAAGGCTCGAAGAGCTCACTGTGCTCGGCCATGACCCCGGCAGACTGCAGGATGCGCAAGGCTTCGTGGTCGATGGTGCAGGCGCGCGGCATGGGGTAGCGCGTGGGCCAGCGTTCCACCACGGTGACGCGCCAGCCGTCGCGCCCGAGCAGGACAGCGATCAGCAGACCGACCGGACCCGCTCCGACGATCAGGAAGTCGACCTTCACGACTACTTCTTCACCGACAGAGCAGTCAGAAAGCCGATGTCGCCGGCCGCCGCGAACTCGTGCAGCACCTTCACATTCATGTCGGGGTTGTGCTCGTTGTGGGGTTCGGGCACCAGCGGGTTGCCGCTCCAGCCCTGAAGACGGCAGACGCGGTGCTTGATGCGCCAGCCCGACTCGGTGCGCACCACTTCGTCGTCGTACCAGCCGGTTCCGGTCCAGGTCGGTCCGCCCTCGGCGTCGTTGCGCACGAGCAGCCAGTTGCCGTAGCTGAAGGCGTGGGCGGTGTCGCCGTCGACCTCGACGAGGTGGCCCATCATCGTGTGTTGGTGGCTGTCGAGGCGGTCGTGGAATTCGGCGAACGACGCCTTGAACACGTCGAGTCCGTGCCAGCCGGCACCGGCCGGGCCGAACACCGCGACGACGTCATCGGTGAAGACGCGGTCGAAGAGATCCCACTGGTGCGTGTCGAGAGCAAAGGCGTACATGTTCATGATCTCGATGATCTCGGCTTTGTCGTTGTCGACCATGGGGTTCTTCCTCGTCTTTGAGAGCAGCGGAGGGCTGGTGCGTCGGCGACGCAAAAGGCACAAACCGTTCGTAGGTTTTGATTGTGCTCCGCGATCCCAACGGTGTCAAGCGGGGCGCCAGCTCCGTATTCCATTACAACCGTTGACATCTTTATGAATGGCTGATTGTATTCACGAGTCGGCCCCCCCGAGGCCGCCGCTCACGCCGAAGTGAAGAGAGGCACCATGTCCGAAGACATCGACCCGACCCTGTTCCGGGAGATGCTGGGGAACTATCCCACCGGTGTCGCCGTGGTCACGGCGACACTCGACGACGGGTCCCCGGTGGGCATGGTCGTCGGAACCTTCTCGTCGGTCTCGCTCGACCCGCCGCTCATCGCGTTCTTCCCGATGAGCTCCTCGAAGAGCTTCGCCCGGCTGCGAACCGCGGGCGCCTTCTGCGTGAACGTGCTGGCGTCGGACCAGGAGCCGCTCTGCCGCACGCTCGCGACGAGCAATGACGACAAGTTCGACGGCGTGGACTGGCGCCCGGCGCCGCTCGGCTCACCCATCCTCGGCGATGCCGTCTCGTGGATCGAGTGCACCTTCGACGACATCAGCGAGGCGGGTGACCACTTCATCGTGCTCGGCCGGGTGCAGGAGTTCGAGGTGCAGCGCTCCACCCTGCCCCTGCTCTTCTTCCAGGGCGGCTACGGTCGCTTCTCGCTCGGCTCCTTCGTGGCAGCGCCCAGCCCCGACCTCATCCAGGCGGCCCAGTACGCGGAAGTGATCCGCAGCCAGGTCGAACAGCTCAGCTCCGACTTCGGAGTCGACTGTAGCGTGGTCGCGCGCATCGGCTGGGACTCGGTGCAGGTGCTCTCGGCCAACCACGGCCCTCTCGCCTCACCAGCACCGCTCGGCCACCGCCAGCCCCTCATCCCGCCGTTCGGTGCCGTCTTCCTGGCAGACCGGGCCGAGGCCGAGATCGACGACTGGCTCGGCCGCGCGCCCGATCGGAGCCCGGAACGCCGGGAGTTGAACATGGCGCTGCTCGAGAAGGTGCGCGAACGCGGGTACTCTCTGCTCGCCGCCCAGCCGGAGGCTCTCGAACATCACCGTGAGGTGCTCCGCGAGTTCGAGCTGTCGGGCGGTCTGCCCCGGCAGGATCGGGTCGTGCGCCAGGCCACGTCGGAGCTCGCGGACCTGTTCACCCCAGAGATCGTGCCGGGCGAGCGCTACGGCCTCGCTTCGATCGTCGTGCTGATCCCCACCCGTCACGGCCAGCCGCCGATGGCGCTCCGGATGACCGGGCTGCCGCAGTCCGTTCCGGCGGAGCGGGTCGAAGCGCTCATCGCGGGTATGAAGCTGGTGGCGGCGACCGCTGCAGCGATCACGGAGGGCCGGGCATGAGCGACACCACGAAGCCGCTGGCCGGGATCCGCGTCGTCGATCTCAGCAGAGCCCTGGCCGGCCCGTACTGCACGGCGCTCCTCGCCGACCTCGGGGCGAGCATCATCAAGGTGGAGAGCATGAACGGCGGCGACAGCTCACGCCAGTGGCCGCCGTTCCAGAACGAGCACAGCCTCTACTTCGAGTCGCTGAACCGCAACAAGCGTTCGGTCTGCCTCGACTTCTACTCGGCCGAGGGCCGCGACATCCTCGGCCGCCTCATCGCCGGCGCCGATGTGCTGGTCGAGAACTTCAAGCTCGGCACGCTCGAGAAACTGGGGCTGTCCGTGGAGCACCTGAAGGAGCTCAACCCGCGGCTCATCGTCGGCTCGGTGAGCGGATTCGGCACCA
Above is a genomic segment from Subtercola boreus containing:
- a CDS encoding FadR/GntR family transcriptional regulator; this encodes MNSFVSVTRANVLASEIEQQILDREFKPGELIGTIDSLRARSGFARSTVAEAIRLLADRGLAEIRPGRGGGLFATAAGPMVRIRHTLLAVTDAPASVAEAVAVREALEVLIDIDAAEHRTPADIADMKRLLGKLNNAAAKGTTPFLLANWDLHERIALISPNQTASALYLSMTRFVREHAVAATHDDAPESAAEWLNVRIETHAELIAAIVDGDVPRTRTAVAKHAGLLITE
- a CDS encoding fumarylacetoacetate hydrolase family protein, producing the protein MRVVGAKTPDGVVVGVLSEDGSEVTAFACTSQFWASPDEFLAAGPTGTTYPLAEVTLVPPVLGSARVLCVGLNYLDHVKEGSFKDESLPEVPTLFARWPQSLSSDGAEVPIPSGEDGLDWEGEVVAWVGSRLVDATPEEALAAVVGYSTFNDITSRRAQKQTSQWIMGKNGDRSGPLGPMVPAAEVGDLRDGLTVETRVNGTVVQRSSTAQMIYGVGETLAHISRSFTLNPGDLLATGTPSGVGYSRTPPWLLQPGDVVEVEVERLGILTSHIVDNSHRLNATSA
- a CDS encoding cupin domain-containing protein — its product is MTMRVTRIGDAEPFSPVGHHGVGPVRLQGGEETPTSGFTVALSHYLPGGAAEEAPQVSETVYVVLSGELVMSSDGDVQALGPFDSVHFTEGTVRTVENRTHLPATMLVIRAVA
- a CDS encoding bifunctional 3-(3-hydroxy-phenyl)propionate/3-hydroxycinnamic acid hydroxylase; protein product: MKVDFLIVGAGPVGLLIAVLLGRDGWRVTVVERWPTRYPMPRACTIDHEALRILQSAGVMAEHSELFEPSRGERGGYQIRNGEGELLRAINWNRAAESGWANTNGFYQPDLEAVLESMASALPTVDVRRGWSATAVAQDVGTVTLTVARTGNEAHEETLVGSWLIGSDGANSAVRDLVGIDSVDSGFEADWLVVDYEPLDDREWQAFVTQYCDPEQPATAVNSGPGRRRFEFMRRADVTVDDLGRAETAWQLMAPWNVTPDNARLERHAVYTFRGRWANEWRRGRVLLAGDAAHLMPPFLGQGLCSGFRDASSLAWRLSLIESGSAGPALLDSYGSERSTHVREIIEAAIEIGRLVCELDPHKAAERDVALRSERNDPLLTPVEPPQPRLGEPSLTRSGDAWAGRLSVQARVEADGVTGLFDDVQGGRWQLVTLEADPSAAVPPDLARWFRSIGGTISSVSADGLLRDADGAYRTWFENHGCSVVLSRPDFYIYGTGLAADVVPLLESLRGALTSSLVPAQEGALS
- a CDS encoding nuclear transport factor 2 family protein is translated as MVDNDKAEIIEIMNMYAFALDTHQWDLFDRVFTDDVVAVFGPAGAGWHGLDVFKASFAEFHDRLDSHQHTMMGHLVEVDGDTAHAFSYGNWLLVRNDAEGGPTWTGTGWYDDEVVRTESGWRIKHRVCRLQGWSGNPLVPEPHNEHNPDMNVKVLHEFAAAGDIGFLTALSVKK
- a CDS encoding flavin reductase family protein, translating into MSEDIDPTLFREMLGNYPTGVAVVTATLDDGSPVGMVVGTFSSVSLDPPLIAFFPMSSSKSFARLRTAGAFCVNVLASDQEPLCRTLATSNDDKFDGVDWRPAPLGSPILGDAVSWIECTFDDISEAGDHFIVLGRVQEFEVQRSTLPLLFFQGGYGRFSLGSFVAAPSPDLIQAAQYAEVIRSQVEQLSSDFGVDCSVVARIGWDSVQVLSANHGPLASPAPLGHRQPLIPPFGAVFLADRAEAEIDDWLGRAPDRSPERRELNMALLEKVRERGYSLLAAQPEALEHHREVLREFELSGGLPRQDRVVRQATSELADLFTPEIVPGERYGLASIVVLIPTRHGQPPMALRMTGLPQSVPAERVEALIAGMKLVAATAAAITEGRA